A genomic region of Rhipicephalus sanguineus isolate Rsan-2018 chromosome 1, BIME_Rsan_1.4, whole genome shotgun sequence contains the following coding sequences:
- the LOC119375060 gene encoding dopamine receptor 2, whose amino-acid sequence MPALGEANGSWDSQAYSLVDIYNGANTSSVELAILSNGTVLDIVRDANLSLLEESNATASTVESAHVQHAALGVLLGFFCIATVFGNVLIMVSVAKEQYLHTVTNYFIASLATADCLVGAVVMPFSAIHEIMNKYWIFGQDLCDVWHSIDVLASTASILNLCVISLDRYWAITDPISYPCRMTQARATTLIAVVWVCSALISFPAIAWWRAVTKLPPAAFQCAFTDDVGYLVFSSTISFYAPLMVMVFTYYRIYKAAAEQTRNLKLGCKQVQSCNGEESTSVTLRIHRGGMLQTANNYKAVFATSNETFDRNNASGTSRNVKNFSLSRKLAKLAKERKAAKTLAIVMGVFILCWLPFFVTNILMGICGEACVMQPDLVFSTVTWLGWINSGMNPVIYACWSRDFRRAFANVLCCCCPGYFRKRQRRRDRLRRMIKEDASLRSHSIEEAVL is encoded by the coding sequence ATGCCAGCCCTCGGAGAAGCGAACGGCTCGTGGGACAGCCAGGCGTACAGCCTGGTGGACATATACAATGGCGCCAACACGTCCTCCGTGGAGCTGGCGATCCTGAGCAACGGGACGGTGCTGGATATCGTGCGCGACGCGAACCTCTCACTGCTGGAGGAGAGCAACGCGACGGCATCGACCGTAGAGTCGGCCCACGTTCAGCACGCAGCCCTCGGAGTGCTCCTGGGTTTCTTCTGTATCGCGACTGTGTTCGGTAACGTGCTTATCATGGTCTCTGTGGCCAAGGAGCAGTACCTGCACACCGTGACTAACTACTTTATTGCGTCATTAGCGACGGCGGACTGTCTGGTGGGCGCCGTGGTCATGCCGTTTTCGGCCATCCACGAAATTATGAACAAGTATTGGATATTCGGCCAGGACTTATGCGACGTCTGGCACTCCATCGATGTCCTGGCAAGCACCGCGTCCATCCTTAACCTCTGCGTCATATCGCTGGATCGCTATTGGGCCATCACCGATCCCATCAGCTACCCGTGCCGTATGACGCAGGCCAGGGCGACCACCCTGATCGCCGTCGTATGGGTCTGCTCCGCGCTCATCTCGTTTCCGGCCATCGCCTGGTGGCGAGCCGTGACCAAGCTGCCGCCTGCCGCTTTCCAGTGCGCCTTCACTGACGATGTGGGCTACTTGGTCTTCTCGTCGACCATTTCCTTCTACGCGCCGCTTATGGTCATGGTGTTCACATACTACCGCATCTACAAAGCCGCCGCCGAACAGACACGGAATCTCAAGCTCGGCTGCAAGCAGGTCCAGTCCTGCAACGGCGAAGAGTCGACCTCTGTGACTCTCAGAATCCACCGCGGAGGCATGCTTCAGACGGCCAATAACTACAAGGCAGTGTTTGCGACCTCGAACGAAACCTTCGACAGGAACAACGCGAGCGGCACATCAAGAAACGTCAAGAACTTCTCGCTCAGCCGCAAGCTCGCCAAGCTCGCCAAAGAGCGCAAGGCTGCCAAGACGCTCGCCATCGTCATGGGAGTGTTCATCCTGTGTTggctgccatttttcgtcactaATATCCTGATGGGTATTTGCGGTGAGGCGTGCGTAATGCAACCGGACCTCGTGTTCTCCACGGTCACCTGGCTCGGCTGGATCAACTCCGGCATGAATCCGGTTATCTACGCCTGCTGGAGCAGAGACTTTCGACGAGCCTTTGCCAACGTGCTCTGCTGTTGCTGCCCTGGCTACTTTCGCAAGAGACAGCGTCGCCGCGACCGGCTTCGACGTATGATCAAGGAGGACGCCAGTCTGCGCTCGCACAGCATCGAGGAGGCTGTCCTATAG